A genomic stretch from Salarias fasciatus chromosome 18, fSalaFa1.1, whole genome shotgun sequence includes:
- the gdf15 gene encoding inhibin beta C chain, translating into MLTSHTLLRLISCTLLHLSSTSGENWLHVPHEDTPGVDRVQNQRTLLLEAVRTGILSSLDMDKEPRPTRKVSEGELRRMFQLYWEKMREMRGNSSETRQSLKSTVLFPETVEQLPLLRRRQILQSGQRVHRYRAVFHRNPNIQSELSLAQAELKISSQSLDKLSLLQPEVTLEVKVNVNGIRKMIFSALAEKDSVFPSSDSSSQDVLLDISSTVDTWLRTGGQSLVVDLGIVETSKDTVDANANISVELILRQESPEQKTRLRRSNKEEECDERGWCCRKSVTVSFKEIGWTDWVVAPEEYTMQFCDGSCPHNYKPASMHTQVKSRMHQITKGGTPRPCCVPAAYEPMVIMHYDSRGNLKLTPFNDFIVTKCHCA; encoded by the exons ATGCTCACATCACACACATTACTCCGACTCATCTCATGCACCCTGCTGCACCTTAGCTCCACCTCAGGGGAGAACTGGCTCCACGTGCCCCATGAAGACACACCTGGTGTGGACCGTGTGCAAAACCAGAGGACTCTGCTCCTGGAGGCAGTGAGGACAGGGATCCTCAGCTCTCTGGATATGGACAAGGAGCCCAGGCCGACGCGAAAGGTCTCcgagggggagctgaggaggatgTTTCAACTCTACTGGGAAAAaatgagagagatgagagggaaTTCCAGCGAAACCAGGCAGTCCCTCAAGTCCACCGTACTCTTTCCAGAAACAG TGGAGCAACTACCATTACTTCGAAGGAGACAAATCCTACAGTCCGGTCAGCGTGTGCACCGGTACAGGGCTGTTTTCCACAGGAATCCGAATATCCAGAGTGAACTCAGCCTGGCTCAGGCAGAACTGAAGATTTCAAGTCAAAGTTTAGATAAACTCTCTTTATTGCAACCTGAAGTGACGCTGGAGGTCAAAGTTAATGTCAATGGGATAAGAAAAATGATCTTTTCAGCCTTGGCTGAAAAAGATTCGGTGTTCCCGTCCAGTGACTCCAGCTCTCAGGATGTGCTCCTGGACATCAGCTCCACTGTGGACACGTGGCTGAGGACTGGCGGACAGTCCTTAGTTGTTGATCTGGGGATCGTTGAGACCAGTAAAGACACCGTCGACGCAAACGCAAACATTTCTGTGGAGCTAATCCTCAGGCAGGAAAGTCCTGAGCAGAAGACGAGACTGCGGCGCTCTAACAAGGAGGAAGAGTGCGACGAGCGAGGATGGTGCTGCAGGAAGTCCGTCACCGTCTCCTTCAAAGAAATTGGCTGGACGGACTGGGTAGTGGCGCCGGAAGAATACACCATGCAGTTTTGCGACGGCTCCTGCCCCCACAACTACAAGCCGGCCAGCATGCACACGCAGGTGAAGTCCAGAATGCATCAGATCACCAAAGGAGGGACGCCTCGGCCCTGCTGCGTGCCGGCGGCCTACGAGCCCATGGTCATCATGCACTACGACAGCCGGGGGAACCTCAAGCTGACCCCTTTCAATGACTTCATCGTCACTAAATGTCACTGTGCCTGA
- the crtc1a gene encoding CREB-regulated transcription coactivator 1 isoform X3 yields the protein MATSNNPRKFSEKIALHNQKQAEETAAFEEVMKDLSITRAARLQLQKTKYLQLGQNRVQYYGGSLPNVNQIGNSTIDVPFQNSGLDTNRSTRHHGLVDRVYRDRNRITSPHRKPLSVDKHGRQIDSCPYGSVYLSPPPDTSWRRTNSDSALHQSTLTPAQQASFTGGSQELQPKRVLLLTVPGSDTVKQEVDEDGQKQNWDCKKNMSRSKPCKVPGINIFPSPDQQLTASQKPAAHNTGGSLPDLTNIHFPPPLPTPLDSDDAAAASFGSTGSVQPLGSTQGVNTSQPTVTMEIQSGEDSMVPLILSAGESHQHQNLQVSPTSPPLTLSQAAINAMNLEQQLSQYAFFNQQPTTQTHPSQQTGLVQLPPSVNSCSPSDNQTSSQTNVSMDMNTHNSILGSVFADFYDQQLPSIQASALSQQLEQFNMIETPISSDNLYNQTSTLNYSQALMMGLTGHCNLQGSQQLGYSNHGNIPNIILTVSGESPPSLPKDLTGPLSTDVGFDVDSQFPLDDLKIDPLTLDGLHMLNDPDMVLADPATEDAFRLDRL from the exons ATGGCGACTTCGAACAATCCGCGGAAATTCAGCGAGAAAATCGCTTTACATAACCAGAAGCaggcggaggagacggcggcgtTCGAAGAAGTGATGAAAGACCTCAGCATTACTCGGGCTGCGAGG CTACAGCTGCAGAAGACGAAGTATTTGCAGCTGGGACAGAACCGGGTGCAGTACTACGGAGGATCTCTGCCAAACGTTAATCAGATCGGAAACAGCACTATCGACGTGCCTTTTCAG aattCAGGGCTCGACACAAACAGATCAACGCGACACCACGGCCTGGTTGACAGAGTCTACCGGGACCGGAACCGCATCACTTCGCCCCACCGGAAACCCCTTTCCGTTGACAAACACGGACGGCAG ATTGACAGCTGCCCATATGGCTCCGTATATCTGTCACCGCCACCTGACACTAGTTGGAGGAG GACAAACTCTGACTCAGCACTACATCAGAGCACACTAACGCCTGCCCAGCAGGCCTCCTTCACTGGAGGATCTCAGGAGCTCCAGCCAAAACGAG TTCTCTTACTCACCGTACCAGGGTCTGACACGGTTAAACAGGAAGTTGATGAAGATGGACAAAAACAGAACTGGGACtgcaaaa AGAACATGTCAAGGTCCAAACCCTGCAAAGTTCCTGGAATCAA CATATTTCCGTCTCCCGACCAGCAGTTGACCGCTTCACAGAAACCAGCAGCCCACAACACCGGCGGCTCCCTCCCTGACTTAACCAACATCCACTTCCCTCCCCCGCTGCCCACCCCGCTCGACTCCGACGATGCGGCCGCCGCCTCCTTCGGCTCCACGGGCAGCGTGCAGCCCCTGGGCAGCACGCAAG GAGTGAACACCTCTCAGCCCACGGTAACCATGGAAATCCAGTCTGGAGAGGACAGCATGGTTCCTCTCATTCTGAGCGCAGGAGAATCCCACCAGCACCAGAACCTGCAGGTCTCCCCGACGTCTCCCCCTCTCACACTGTCTCAG GCGGCCATCAACGCCATGAACCTTGAGCAGCAGCTGTCCCAGTATGCCTTCTTCAACCAGCAGCCGACGACTCAGACACACCCAAGCCAGCAA ACGGGTCTGGTCCAGCTGCCTCCCTCGGTGAACTCCTGCTCCCCGTCAGACAACCAGACGTCTTCACAGACCAACGTGAGCATGGACATGAACACG caTAACTCCATACTGGGCAGCGTGTTCGCAGACTTCTACGACCAGCAGCTGCCGTCCATCCAGGCCAGCGCTCTCTCGCAGCAG TTGGAGCAGTTCAACATGATTgagacccccatcagctccgaCAACCTGTACaaccagacctccaccctcaACTACTCCCAGGCCCTGATGATGGGACTGACTGGCCACTGCAACCTCCAGGGCTCGCAGCAGCTGGGATACAGTAACCACGGCAACATCCCCAACATCATTCTCACAG TGAGCGGCGAGTCTCCGCCCAGCCTCCCCAAGGATCTGACCGGCCCTCTGTCCACAGACGTGGGCTTCGACGTCGACTCCCAGTTCCCTCTGGACGACCTGAAAATCGACCCGCTGACCCTCGACGGCCTGCACATGCTGAACGACCCCGACATGGTCCTGGCCGACCCGGCCACGGAGGACGCCTTCCGCCTGGACCGGCTGtaa
- the crtc1a gene encoding CREB-regulated transcription coactivator 1 isoform X1 produces MATSNNPRKFSEKIALHNQKQAEETAAFEEVMKDLSITRAARLQLQKTKYLQLGQNRVQYYGGSLPNVNQIGNSTIDVPFQNSGLDTNRSTRHHGLVDRVYRDRNRITSPHRKPLSVDKHGRQIDSCPYGSVYLSPPPDTSWRRTNSDSALHQSTLTPAQQASFTGGSQELQPKRVLLLTVPGSDTVKQEVDEDGQKQNWDCKTNMSRSKPCKVPGINIFPSPDQQLTASQKPAAHNTGGSLPDLTNIHFPPPLPTPLDSDDAAAASFGSTGSVQPLGSTQGVNTSQPTVTMEIQSGEDSMVPLILSAGESHQHQNLQVSPTSPPLTLSQAAINAMNLEQQLSQYAFFNQQPTTQTHPSQQQTGLVQLPPSVNSCSPSDNQTSSQTNVSMDMNTAPSLQQYRSRVGSSANQSPTSPVSNQGFSPGGSPQHNSILGSVFADFYDQQLPSIQASALSQQLEQFNMIETPISSDNLYNQTSTLNYSQALMMGLTGHCNLQGSQQLGYSNHGNIPNIILTVSGESPPSLPKDLTGPLSTDVGFDVDSQFPLDDLKIDPLTLDGLHMLNDPDMVLADPATEDAFRLDRL; encoded by the exons ATGGCGACTTCGAACAATCCGCGGAAATTCAGCGAGAAAATCGCTTTACATAACCAGAAGCaggcggaggagacggcggcgtTCGAAGAAGTGATGAAAGACCTCAGCATTACTCGGGCTGCGAGG CTACAGCTGCAGAAGACGAAGTATTTGCAGCTGGGACAGAACCGGGTGCAGTACTACGGAGGATCTCTGCCAAACGTTAATCAGATCGGAAACAGCACTATCGACGTGCCTTTTCAG aattCAGGGCTCGACACAAACAGATCAACGCGACACCACGGCCTGGTTGACAGAGTCTACCGGGACCGGAACCGCATCACTTCGCCCCACCGGAAACCCCTTTCCGTTGACAAACACGGACGGCAG ATTGACAGCTGCCCATATGGCTCCGTATATCTGTCACCGCCACCTGACACTAGTTGGAGGAG GACAAACTCTGACTCAGCACTACATCAGAGCACACTAACGCCTGCCCAGCAGGCCTCCTTCACTGGAGGATCTCAGGAGCTCCAGCCAAAACGAG TTCTCTTACTCACCGTACCAGGGTCTGACACGGTTAAACAGGAAGTTGATGAAGATGGACAAAAACAGAACTGGGACtgcaaaaca AACATGTCAAGGTCCAAACCCTGCAAAGTTCCTGGAATCAA CATATTTCCGTCTCCCGACCAGCAGTTGACCGCTTCACAGAAACCAGCAGCCCACAACACCGGCGGCTCCCTCCCTGACTTAACCAACATCCACTTCCCTCCCCCGCTGCCCACCCCGCTCGACTCCGACGATGCGGCCGCCGCCTCCTTCGGCTCCACGGGCAGCGTGCAGCCCCTGGGCAGCACGCAAG GAGTGAACACCTCTCAGCCCACGGTAACCATGGAAATCCAGTCTGGAGAGGACAGCATGGTTCCTCTCATTCTGAGCGCAGGAGAATCCCACCAGCACCAGAACCTGCAGGTCTCCCCGACGTCTCCCCCTCTCACACTGTCTCAG GCGGCCATCAACGCCATGAACCTTGAGCAGCAGCTGTCCCAGTATGCCTTCTTCAACCAGCAGCCGACGACTCAGACACACCCAAGCCAGCAA CAGACGGGTCTGGTCCAGCTGCCTCCCTCGGTGAACTCCTGCTCCCCGTCAGACAACCAGACGTCTTCACAGACCAACGTGAGCATGGACATGAACACG GCTCCCTCCCTCCAACAGTACCGCAGTAGGGTCGGGTCCTCTGCCAATCAGTCTCCGACCTCTCCCGTCTCCAATCAAGGCTTCTCACCTGGAGGTTCGCCTCAA caTAACTCCATACTGGGCAGCGTGTTCGCAGACTTCTACGACCAGCAGCTGCCGTCCATCCAGGCCAGCGCTCTCTCGCAGCAG TTGGAGCAGTTCAACATGATTgagacccccatcagctccgaCAACCTGTACaaccagacctccaccctcaACTACTCCCAGGCCCTGATGATGGGACTGACTGGCCACTGCAACCTCCAGGGCTCGCAGCAGCTGGGATACAGTAACCACGGCAACATCCCCAACATCATTCTCACAG TGAGCGGCGAGTCTCCGCCCAGCCTCCCCAAGGATCTGACCGGCCCTCTGTCCACAGACGTGGGCTTCGACGTCGACTCCCAGTTCCCTCTGGACGACCTGAAAATCGACCCGCTGACCCTCGACGGCCTGCACATGCTGAACGACCCCGACATGGTCCTGGCCGACCCGGCCACGGAGGACGCCTTCCGCCTGGACCGGCTGtaa
- the crtc1a gene encoding CREB-regulated transcription coactivator 1 isoform X4, giving the protein MATSNNPRKFSEKIALHNQKQAEETAAFEEVMKDLSITRAARLQLQKTKYLQLGQNRVQYYGGSLPNVNQIGNSTIDVPFQNSGLDTNRSTRHHGLVDRVYRDRNRITSPHRKPLSVDKHGRQIDSCPYGSVYLSPPPDTSWRRTNSDSALHQSTLTPAQQASFTGGSQELQPKRVLLLTVPGSDTVKQEVDEDGQKQNWDCKTNMSRSKPCKVPGINIFPSPDQQLTASQKPAAHNTGGSLPDLTNIHFPPPLPTPLDSDDAAAASFGSTGSVQPLGSTQGVNTSQPTVTMEIQSGEDSMVPLILSAGESHQHQNLQVSPTSPPLTLSQAAINAMNLEQQLSQYAFFNQQPTTQTHPSQQQTGLVQLPPSVNSCSPSDNQTSSQTNVSMDMNTHNSILGSVFADFYDQQLPSIQASALSQQLEQFNMIETPISSDNLYNQTSTLNYSQALMMGLTGHCNLQGSQQLGYSNHGNIPNIILTVSGESPPSLPKDLTGPLSTDVGFDVDSQFPLDDLKIDPLTLDGLHMLNDPDMVLADPATEDAFRLDRL; this is encoded by the exons ATGGCGACTTCGAACAATCCGCGGAAATTCAGCGAGAAAATCGCTTTACATAACCAGAAGCaggcggaggagacggcggcgtTCGAAGAAGTGATGAAAGACCTCAGCATTACTCGGGCTGCGAGG CTACAGCTGCAGAAGACGAAGTATTTGCAGCTGGGACAGAACCGGGTGCAGTACTACGGAGGATCTCTGCCAAACGTTAATCAGATCGGAAACAGCACTATCGACGTGCCTTTTCAG aattCAGGGCTCGACACAAACAGATCAACGCGACACCACGGCCTGGTTGACAGAGTCTACCGGGACCGGAACCGCATCACTTCGCCCCACCGGAAACCCCTTTCCGTTGACAAACACGGACGGCAG ATTGACAGCTGCCCATATGGCTCCGTATATCTGTCACCGCCACCTGACACTAGTTGGAGGAG GACAAACTCTGACTCAGCACTACATCAGAGCACACTAACGCCTGCCCAGCAGGCCTCCTTCACTGGAGGATCTCAGGAGCTCCAGCCAAAACGAG TTCTCTTACTCACCGTACCAGGGTCTGACACGGTTAAACAGGAAGTTGATGAAGATGGACAAAAACAGAACTGGGACtgcaaaaca AACATGTCAAGGTCCAAACCCTGCAAAGTTCCTGGAATCAA CATATTTCCGTCTCCCGACCAGCAGTTGACCGCTTCACAGAAACCAGCAGCCCACAACACCGGCGGCTCCCTCCCTGACTTAACCAACATCCACTTCCCTCCCCCGCTGCCCACCCCGCTCGACTCCGACGATGCGGCCGCCGCCTCCTTCGGCTCCACGGGCAGCGTGCAGCCCCTGGGCAGCACGCAAG GAGTGAACACCTCTCAGCCCACGGTAACCATGGAAATCCAGTCTGGAGAGGACAGCATGGTTCCTCTCATTCTGAGCGCAGGAGAATCCCACCAGCACCAGAACCTGCAGGTCTCCCCGACGTCTCCCCCTCTCACACTGTCTCAG GCGGCCATCAACGCCATGAACCTTGAGCAGCAGCTGTCCCAGTATGCCTTCTTCAACCAGCAGCCGACGACTCAGACACACCCAAGCCAGCAA CAGACGGGTCTGGTCCAGCTGCCTCCCTCGGTGAACTCCTGCTCCCCGTCAGACAACCAGACGTCTTCACAGACCAACGTGAGCATGGACATGAACACG caTAACTCCATACTGGGCAGCGTGTTCGCAGACTTCTACGACCAGCAGCTGCCGTCCATCCAGGCCAGCGCTCTCTCGCAGCAG TTGGAGCAGTTCAACATGATTgagacccccatcagctccgaCAACCTGTACaaccagacctccaccctcaACTACTCCCAGGCCCTGATGATGGGACTGACTGGCCACTGCAACCTCCAGGGCTCGCAGCAGCTGGGATACAGTAACCACGGCAACATCCCCAACATCATTCTCACAG TGAGCGGCGAGTCTCCGCCCAGCCTCCCCAAGGATCTGACCGGCCCTCTGTCCACAGACGTGGGCTTCGACGTCGACTCCCAGTTCCCTCTGGACGACCTGAAAATCGACCCGCTGACCCTCGACGGCCTGCACATGCTGAACGACCCCGACATGGTCCTGGCCGACCCGGCCACGGAGGACGCCTTCCGCCTGGACCGGCTGtaa
- the crtc1a gene encoding CREB-regulated transcription coactivator 1 isoform X2, which yields MATSNNPRKFSEKIALHNQKQAEETAAFEEVMKDLSITRAARLQLQKTKYLQLGQNRVQYYGGSLPNVNQIGNSTIDVPFQNSGLDTNRSTRHHGLVDRVYRDRNRITSPHRKPLSVDKHGRQIDSCPYGSVYLSPPPDTSWRRTNSDSALHQSTLTPAQQASFTGGSQELQPKRVLLLTVPGSDTVKQEVDEDGQKQNWDCKKNMSRSKPCKVPGINIFPSPDQQLTASQKPAAHNTGGSLPDLTNIHFPPPLPTPLDSDDAAAASFGSTGSVQPLGSTQGVNTSQPTVTMEIQSGEDSMVPLILSAGESHQHQNLQVSPTSPPLTLSQAAINAMNLEQQLSQYAFFNQQPTTQTHPSQQTGLVQLPPSVNSCSPSDNQTSSQTNVSMDMNTAPSLQQYRSRVGSSANQSPTSPVSNQGFSPGGSPQHNSILGSVFADFYDQQLPSIQASALSQQLEQFNMIETPISSDNLYNQTSTLNYSQALMMGLTGHCNLQGSQQLGYSNHGNIPNIILTVSGESPPSLPKDLTGPLSTDVGFDVDSQFPLDDLKIDPLTLDGLHMLNDPDMVLADPATEDAFRLDRL from the exons ATGGCGACTTCGAACAATCCGCGGAAATTCAGCGAGAAAATCGCTTTACATAACCAGAAGCaggcggaggagacggcggcgtTCGAAGAAGTGATGAAAGACCTCAGCATTACTCGGGCTGCGAGG CTACAGCTGCAGAAGACGAAGTATTTGCAGCTGGGACAGAACCGGGTGCAGTACTACGGAGGATCTCTGCCAAACGTTAATCAGATCGGAAACAGCACTATCGACGTGCCTTTTCAG aattCAGGGCTCGACACAAACAGATCAACGCGACACCACGGCCTGGTTGACAGAGTCTACCGGGACCGGAACCGCATCACTTCGCCCCACCGGAAACCCCTTTCCGTTGACAAACACGGACGGCAG ATTGACAGCTGCCCATATGGCTCCGTATATCTGTCACCGCCACCTGACACTAGTTGGAGGAG GACAAACTCTGACTCAGCACTACATCAGAGCACACTAACGCCTGCCCAGCAGGCCTCCTTCACTGGAGGATCTCAGGAGCTCCAGCCAAAACGAG TTCTCTTACTCACCGTACCAGGGTCTGACACGGTTAAACAGGAAGTTGATGAAGATGGACAAAAACAGAACTGGGACtgcaaaa AGAACATGTCAAGGTCCAAACCCTGCAAAGTTCCTGGAATCAA CATATTTCCGTCTCCCGACCAGCAGTTGACCGCTTCACAGAAACCAGCAGCCCACAACACCGGCGGCTCCCTCCCTGACTTAACCAACATCCACTTCCCTCCCCCGCTGCCCACCCCGCTCGACTCCGACGATGCGGCCGCCGCCTCCTTCGGCTCCACGGGCAGCGTGCAGCCCCTGGGCAGCACGCAAG GAGTGAACACCTCTCAGCCCACGGTAACCATGGAAATCCAGTCTGGAGAGGACAGCATGGTTCCTCTCATTCTGAGCGCAGGAGAATCCCACCAGCACCAGAACCTGCAGGTCTCCCCGACGTCTCCCCCTCTCACACTGTCTCAG GCGGCCATCAACGCCATGAACCTTGAGCAGCAGCTGTCCCAGTATGCCTTCTTCAACCAGCAGCCGACGACTCAGACACACCCAAGCCAGCAA ACGGGTCTGGTCCAGCTGCCTCCCTCGGTGAACTCCTGCTCCCCGTCAGACAACCAGACGTCTTCACAGACCAACGTGAGCATGGACATGAACACG GCTCCCTCCCTCCAACAGTACCGCAGTAGGGTCGGGTCCTCTGCCAATCAGTCTCCGACCTCTCCCGTCTCCAATCAAGGCTTCTCACCTGGAGGTTCGCCTCAA caTAACTCCATACTGGGCAGCGTGTTCGCAGACTTCTACGACCAGCAGCTGCCGTCCATCCAGGCCAGCGCTCTCTCGCAGCAG TTGGAGCAGTTCAACATGATTgagacccccatcagctccgaCAACCTGTACaaccagacctccaccctcaACTACTCCCAGGCCCTGATGATGGGACTGACTGGCCACTGCAACCTCCAGGGCTCGCAGCAGCTGGGATACAGTAACCACGGCAACATCCCCAACATCATTCTCACAG TGAGCGGCGAGTCTCCGCCCAGCCTCCCCAAGGATCTGACCGGCCCTCTGTCCACAGACGTGGGCTTCGACGTCGACTCCCAGTTCCCTCTGGACGACCTGAAAATCGACCCGCTGACCCTCGACGGCCTGCACATGCTGAACGACCCCGACATGGTCCTGGCCGACCCGGCCACGGAGGACGCCTTCCGCCTGGACCGGCTGtaa